AGTATGTAATTGCCAGGCTCTCATGAGATGCCTCTGCAGGTCACCTTAATTCAGAATATACAGCCAAAATCACTTCATAGCACAATTCTTCATCAGGAGaaagctgctggtgctgggttCTGAGGGAGCCTGTGCTGAAAAAATGTCTCCAAAAAATGGGAAGTCAGAGAAGTCTCAAGAATTCCTCAGCAGAAATTGGTTTGGCTGTGTCTTGGTTTAAATCTGaatgtttgttttccagtggCATCAAGGTATTGCCTCCTAAGGTAGTTTATAAATGGAATTATACTTCAATAACCCAGTGTAGTTCTGGTGAATTTCAGTGTCTCTGGTGACCTAAATCATCTAAAATTCTTCTAGAGATTGCTAAAGTTGGGATTTTTAATGCCACATTACTCAAgtgtaatatatttttttcctttcccccacaGTGAATTGGTTCCAGCCTATGATTCAACTACATTTGTCTTGGAGAACTTCAGGTAAGAATGTATCTTAAATTACTGTGAATGTTGGCAACTTCCTTCTGTGCATGAGAAGTgttatttaaaacacagaacaatCTCTAAAGAAAGCTGCGAGATGTGGACTAAAGTATGAGAATTGAATTTAAAATCTCTTGTTTACCATTATTTTCCATGATAAAGACAATTCTCTGTGCATCTCATGGTTCCATGAGGGTTTTACTTTATCCCAGTCCCAGATatattttcctcctctctcacCAGTACCCTGAGGCAGCGAGCAGATCCTGTGTACAGCCCTCCCCTGCAGGTGTCAGGACTGTGCTGGAGATTAAAGGTTTACCCGGTGAGTTTTTTGTCTTCAGCTGGAGTTGTTCTCCCATCCCAACTCATTCCCAGGCTTTCCAGTAAGGAATAATCAGTTTGTCTCATGCTGTGTATGAAAAGCTGTAGGAAAAGGAGGTTTTAATGAGTTGATCAGAAACCACTGGAGAATTCCTTCTCTGCCTCCAGATCTCCAGTGAGAACATGCTCAGTATAGTTTGGTTAATTTAAAAGCTATTAAAGGTAGCTCCTACTGATATGGCCAGAGGAATTTTTGATGGATATTTTAATGTCTCAGGGATTGTTTCCAGATGTTCCTCACAGAACTGAGGTATAGAGTAACTTACTGTTTGAGTAATACTTAACTGGGGAAGGTGGGAGGGGGACCAAGCATTTGTTGTTGGCTCTGCATCCAGCTCAAACTGAacattaaaatgtgtattttgctGTGTCCCTTCAGTGGGCTGAATATTCCAATTTCTGAAGCTTTGTCCAGGTTGGAATGTTGATCCCCAAGCTGGGATCTTTCCACATTCCCTGCTCTGgtcagtgctgctcctgcagctgtgtggaAAAGGAGGAGTTTGGTGGTGGAGCACCAGCTCTGTCTTAGTGATGTTTGTGTCATCTTTGGAGAACTGGCTCCATAAGTTAAGCCCCTGGATGCCCAGAGCTGTTATTACTGCAGTGGAAGTTTCCAGAGTATTGTAAATTCAGGATTAACTacctgagctgtgctgtcagaaggcattaaaatttattttttcaatggTAAGTTGAAATGTTTCTTCAAGCTGGAGGATTCAAGTTGAGCCATTCTTCATCCTTGATTCAGGTGAGTGTGATGGaggttttgctgtatttttttcttgacttcTGGTGACTCTAATATTGTTTCTCAGTAAACTGCCCTAACTTTTCATGTtgcatgggatttttttctgaacaaattGCTCTTTTCTCAAAAATTAAATAGCTTTAAAAGTGGCTGTATGTAAAGTATTTCAGAACTAATGTTTAACCTAAAATAGTGTTCTGATACATTATTTGTCCAGTCAGGCATCCACTTAATCAAATACCTAAAGTGTTAATAGAGTAATTAAAGCTTTGTCTTGAGATCTAAATCTGAGATGCCAATACTACACTGTGAATGTGCTTCTTTTTGATTCATGTTACAGTAGGAGGTCACTGAGGACTAAAAATCACAACTGTAACATCCAGAGTAGATTCCTGCTGCAAATCCAGTGTTGATTGAAGCTGTTTTCTAAACTTTTCTGAGTCTTCTGTAtcaagttttgggtttttttttttcaaattctctttttttccccttctgtttttAATCAATTTCTCAATTTTATTTCAAGGATGGAAATGGAGTAGTTCGGGGCTACTACCTGTCAGTGTTCCTGGAGCTTTCTGCTGGATTGCCAGAGACATCCAAGTAAGCAAAGCTGCAGTAAGAGCAgatgttggggtttttctgtcAGAGAATGCAAAGCCCTTTGAAAAAGAACAGTGAGATTTCTGTTGAGCTTTGAATCAGGCACagagataatattttaaagttgttACTCAGTGGCTTTCTTCAGATAAAAAAGAAGCTGCTAAAACAACTGATAAGAGTATCTGTGTGGTAGTTCATCCCTGGAGTTCACTCTACTCCCTTAtcctgctcttttatttttcactgcttttttaaGTGTTGAGTAAAATTTTAATCCTGACTCACCCATTCAGCTGGGCAGGCAAGTGCAGCTCTCAAACCACTCAGGAGCTAAAGATGTCAGAATTGCTAATCCCTGTTACTTTCCCCTGACAAGGTATGAATACCGTGTGGAAATGGTTCACCAGTCCACCAATGATCCCACCAAAAACATCATCAGGGAATTTGCCTCTGATTTTGAAGTTGGGGAATGTTGGGGCTACAACAGATTCTTCCGCCTGGACCTGCTGGCCAACGAGGGCTACCTGAACCGGCAGAACGACACCGTGATCCTCAGGTGGGGCTTCCTGCTCTCCTGTCCAAGCATCATCACAGATCTCCTGCTGAAATAGGCACTCGTTAACCagctgcatttaaaatattgctCAAGTGTTTTGTTCTCAATGGGTTTCACTCTCAGCAGCTTTAAAGAAGGAAATGTGCCAAAGGGAGTTGTGGGATgttttttaagtgtttctttCTTTGAGGAGTAGTTGCTCCTGGGATTAATAGGAGTTAGAGACCTGTAGCTTCCAGAATTAAAGGGAAAAGgtgcttttctctccctctttagTTGTAGTGAGCATTGGAGAACTTTGGGAATAAAAGTCTGCGAGTCCTTCCTACAGAACTCACTGTGGCCAGTCAGGGTGTTCAGGACCCCGAGTCTACCAGGACCTGTTGTCTGTTAAGTTTATTTCACCATTAATTAAGgtttttctgcagagctttttGGTTGGAGGGAGggacatttaaaaacaaacctcaaacTAAACTAagtccctcaaaaaaaaaaaaaaaacaaaaacccacaaccttTTCAAACATTCTTTTGAAGGTTCCAAGTGCGCTCACCAACTTTCTTCCAGAAGTGCCGGGATCAGCACTGGTACATTGCTCAACTGGAAGCAGCTCAGACAAGTTACATCCAGCAAATAAATAACCTGAAAGAAGTAAGTGGGATGTTTGTGAATGCAAAAATCACCTGTTAGAGTGCATCTGCAAGTCAACAAAGGTGCTTGatgtggtgctgctgctccattgttgttttgttatttttgtgaTCTTGTAGAGGCTCGCGATTGAACTGTCCCGCACTCAGAAATCCCGAGGGGTTTCCCCTCCAGACACTCACCTCAGTCCCCAGAATGATGAGGGCTCAGAGACAAGAGCAAAGAAACCTGGACAAAGCATTGAAGCACTGCTTGAGAATTTCACTGCTCCAGGATTAGCACGGGAGagcaaggaagaggaggaggagaagactCAGCAGGAAGATTTTAATGTAggaattttgtttccttcctctgttGGTGTGTAACTTTCTTTGCTAAGGCAGCAGTAGAAACAGGGGAACTTGTGAATCGTAAGTGAGGTTTATTTTCCTTGCTATGGAAATAGGAGATGACACTTGAGGGCTGTGAGAGGTGACTCCAGAGAGATATTCCAGAACTGAGCTAAAAGATCCCACCACAGAGGGTCTAAGTTGCAGCTGAAAAATCTCACTTGTGTTTGTTTCCAGCCTTTAATGTGCTTTGAGAGCCTCCTCACTGCTATGTGGGGACAGAGGGTGTCTGGTCGGAGCTTTTGGGGATGCATCAAAGTGCTACTGAATGTTTCTATATCAAAAACCTCCTGTTTTTCCTGCAGCACGAGCTCTCAGATGGTGACCTGGATATAGATCTTGCTGGAGAAGATGAGGTGAACCACCTtgatggcagcagctcttcagcaAGTTCAACAGCAACCAGtaacactgaagaaaatgaTATTGATGAAGAAACAATGTAAGTAACTAAAAATGCCTTTCAGATCATCCTAATTCCAGTGGAAACTGAGTAATTTGCTGGGGTGTGTGGGATTCCAGTGTGATTTGAGAGGTGGTTCCTATACTGGGAACAACACAAACTCATGGGGTTAGTGCTAAACATTGAATTTTTGGTCAGCTAATTAGTGTCTTTCTGATCTCTTTATTTATGTTGGTGCTGCATTCTGTCTTTGACAAGTGATAATCTGTGAAGGTTCTTTCCCAAGACATGATTAAGGAATCTGTCTCAGCACTGTAGTAGAGCAGAGGTCTGGTACTGGGAAGTGCTGTAGTAGTAGGAGAGTGATGGTGAGGACAGGTACTTAAATTAGGAAACTCCAGACTGAGCAGAGCTGATGTCAAATCCTGGAATCTTAATTAAAACGTGAGAATGTGCTGCTACACTTACATAGGAGTTTGCAGCATCACATTTTGCAGTCTAGGTACATATGGCACTTTTGGCCTCCTGCTTAACGAGACAGTCATTTAATTACTACACTTCCTTTGTTCAGTTTGGGTAGCTTGGAACGCAGGAAATGCAATTTGCAGTACTTTGTTTTTTGAGGTTTGTGCCACAACATTTAACAAGAGCTGAGGAAAGCTAACAGTTGTATTCTCCTTTTCCCACCCTGATCATCCCTGAAGGTCTGGAGAGAATGATGTGGAATACAGCAGCACTATGGAGCTGGAGGATGGAGATCTCATGGaggatgcagcagctgctgctactCCTGGAGCATCAGGTATGAAAAATGACTCCAGAATTCCTATAGAAGTGAAACACTGCTGgattccttcccctgctcctcttGGAAGCAATGCCAAGCTGCGTGTTCTGCAGGCAGTTCTATTTTGGGAACTGCTGCATCATGTGGTTTGTACTGATTATTGCAGTGTAGCAGAAACACTTCATTGgctcaataaaaaaaaagtgtgtgtggGGAAATCATCTGAATGTGCTGgtttaaaaattatgtcaaaGTTTAGAGGGCAGCTTTGTGCCTCTTTGGAATTCCTTGTGTTCAGATCAATAGGAGGCTGACAAGGGATTTTTGCTGATGTCAATGTGACCTCTGAGTGGGTGACACATTCACTTGGGGTTTAGTGCACTGCAAAACCCAAGAATGTGGAGGGAATGGGGCAAAGAAGCCTCAAGTGAggcagaaatacattttaaatgcagcaggagaaggtgttctggggttttttgcagcCTGGAGATGACCACAGCCCAAATTAACCACAAgattctgaaataaatgtataCCTATATGGAATATAGAGAGCTCTTATGGAATCTGAGTATATTTATTTAGGACAAATATACCAGAAGTGGTATTTGTGCTGCTGAAAGTCTGTTGGTGCTTGAAAGACAGAATTCCCTGTTTCAGAGTTCTGGAGTTCAGGGGGGATATATTTGtctctttttgtttgttacTATTTTAGAGTAACTCTAATCTTTGTATTGATTTGTTAACAAATCTGTTCATTAAGAGATTTATATAAAAGGTATGAAGTGAAGCACTTTCCCCTTTCCAGTTTTTATCTTACTCTTTAATTAGAAGCACATCTAATTGCTTTTAGCATCCAGAAATCCACAAAATACTGATGTCTCCTTAAGTTTCATGGGATGAGTTCATTCCTAATCTGCTTGTGtaactctttttatttttcccagggAATAAAgcatccctgtgtcccacacCTCCCACGTTTGTCTCTCCTGCTCAGGTACCAGCCACAGCTACAGCAGTGCCAGTGGGAGACCCTCACGGCGAGGAGCCAGTGCCCTGGGctccacagccagcagcagtttgcTGGATATAGATCCCCTCATTTTAATCCACTTGTTGGATCTaaaagacagaaatggcatGGAAAACCTCTGGGGCCTTCAGCCACGTCCTCCTGCCTCTCTTCTGCAGAACAGAGGTAACTACACCACATGCCTGATGGTTTAATTCTGCCTGGAAATGCAGGGGCATGGCCCTTCTGGAAGGGGTTGGCACTGGAAGTCAGCACAACACATAATTctgtgctgaggcagcagctccacctCTCCCTGCACACACCTGGAGTGGTGGGAGTGCTTGGAGCACAGtgcaaaccaaaacaataaatCCTGGAAGTTAGAGGCCATTAGAGCTAGAAAAATGAGAGTGGTTGTAAGGActggaaaagaaaggggaaaaaaaaaagatcaaaatgTCAGGAGTCAAAAATAGTGATGGCATTTAAATAACTGAGGAGTATTTGTGGTTCAGTTGGGACCCTTGACCCGAAAATACCAATTAACTCcatgtgcagcagcagagctggcagccctggctctTCCTAGAGGTTGCTTGTTCCTCCAGTGGTGAGGAATTAAATTTATTACTGAAGTTCAATTGAGTTTTGTCGTGATTGACACTTATGTGAGCTGCTGGCCCACAGCCATTTGGTGACTTTCtagaacagaaagagaaataaatgtcCCTTTGCTATAAGTGATGCTTGTGTTTGCTGCCACAATGCCATTGGTAGCATTGAATGCAAAAGCTGGCTCAAACTCTTTGTTCCTTTGTCATTAGCTTTTTAAATGGAGTTACGTAAACAGCCATGAATTTTCAGTTAATGTAATCCATATTTCCAAAATTGGAAGTCACTTCTAgtagtaaaaaattaaaaagaaaaaaagggggacaGTACAGGAACCGTGAGTCCCagttctgttttttattttttgttttggacaAAGCTCTGGACAAAAGGAGCTCAGGAGAGGACACTGCACTTTGTGCTGTGCCACTCAAGCAGGGTGAAGCTGTCCTgttgtgctgagctgtgtgaaCCTTTAGCTACAGAACACACAGCCAAAATCACTTGTTTTGTGGAGCTTCCCTTGGGATTTGACTGTTCCCAGTCAAATTCAACTTGGTCAGTAAAGACAAAGTTGCTGCTCCATTTGGAGTTTGCCAGACCTCATGTCCTGAGGTGAAGGTTTCTAATGGCCACTTGACTTTACAGTTTGAAACAGCTGAATttgcagagaaacacagaatttGTAACACTCCAGACAGATCCATGTTGATCTGATTTTAGCTGAGCAACACAGAGGCTTGTTCAGGTATTGGCTCCTCAACCTGATCTTCTGCTGGGAATTCCTTCCCTAGCTGCAGATTTGAGTTTTCTGTGTTATGAGATATTGCTGGTCTGAGAATATTTTACACActgttttttataaaaaaaaaaaaatttgatgTGAGCTGGCAGCCTAGCCTGCAAGGTGGTAGCTGAGATGTCACCAGAATTCCTGCAGCAGTACTGGGAGCCTGGCTTCTCCCAGTGAGCAGAACTGGGGGCAGaaccctgctgtcccagcagtgtggcagtgcctgcagcctcagtgtgctgctgtgccaggacagaaTGTGTGTCCCTCACGTCTAGAGCAGGACAAAAGGTACAATTCTCAGCTATCCATGTTTATCTGAGAATAATTTTCCTTACCTGCTGTgttctctgccttttcctttggcAAAGCCTCGTCCTACTCGCTGAAGGATCGAGACCAGAGGAGACACCAGGCCATGTGGAGGGTGCCCCCAGACCTGAAGATGCTGAAAAGACTCAAAACCCAGATGGCAGAAGTTCGGAGCAAAATGTCTGATGTGAAGAACCAGCTGTCTGAAGTGAGGAGCAGCAATGGGGAGGGACAGCCCAGCTTCTTCTCCATCGAGCAGGGGGCCCTGGCTGCCTGTGGCACTGACAGCTGCAGCAAACTGCAGGAGATAGGGATGGAACTGCTGACCAAGTCTTCAGTCACCAGTTGTTACATAAGGAATTGTAAGTGCATGGAGAAGGGGGATTTCATCACCCTTACAGGTGGTTCATGGCCCCAGGCAGTTCCTCACACTTGGGTTCAGATGGAAGGTCAGAAATGTAAAACCTGCCCTGTCCTTGACTTGCTGAAAGTGATTTGAGCCCTTCCCTTTCCAACACCAAACTTTACCCCACAGGCACTGCCAAACCTGATGCAGTGACAACGTTCTGAGGTTGAACCAGTGTCACACTGGGCTGAGCTGGTCGCTCCCTGGACTGCTCTGCACCAGTTCCCATCTGAGAACTGAGGCTCTTGCAGGGAACAAAGTAAAACAGTCCAGACTTGCTGAAATCTAAAATACAAGTAGGCCAGGATTTGGGTTTGAGTATCACTTATGCTGTCATGCTGGCTGAAGGATGATTCAGTGCAAGGAAGTGAACGTGACTGGTGCAGCCCAGGCCTCTGACAGGAAGGTGTGGAAGGGTTTTGTGCAGGAATGGGAGTTAACAAGGAGAATAATGTGCAGCTTCACTTACAAGAAGCACGAGGCCGGGGTACAGGAGTGCTTTGGCTGAACACTGGTGACATTTTGACGTTTTTTGCAGCTGTCAGTAAGAAGAGTCCCTCAGCCAAGCCCCTGCGGTCGGGAGCTGCCGGGAgcctgtccctgaggagagccatGGACGGCGGGGACGGGAACCTGCGCCTCAAGGGGGACAGCCACTCTGCTGAGGGTACCTGGGCCACTGTCCCCTCTGGGGCAGGCAATTGGCTTCTCTTGTACAAAACCTTTTCAATGAGTCTTTTTGGCAGCTGGAGTTTCCCTTAAATTTGCGTGcatccttttttccccacccaGTGTTTCTGTACCTTTGGGCTGAGAGGCAGCACCTCACATTCACTGACCACAATATAAATACATGTGTTATGTTCTGGTCTCTTAGGAGTGAACTTAGCACTCAAAACCCAGGATTAAACAGCACTAAGCTAGGTTTAAATTGTGATTTGGCTTACAGGGAGCTCAAGGAAGCTCCAGTAAGAATTTTATGCCGGTGCTTCTCCAGAGTTGCCCTTCCTTTAGTGCAAGCACAAGGAAACCCCTGACACAGAAATGGATATTTTGCTCCTCTGGAGCATTCAGAGAGGCAGGGGAGGGTCACATGGATCTCACTTGTGCTCTCTCTGCTCAGGAGGCCTGGGGAGCTCCAAGCTGAGTGCTCGGCCCCACGCTCGTGCCCTGGCTGGCCCCGGGGCTGCTGAGGCACTGCCAAAGCAGGAGGAGAGACCCTGTGAGGGATCAGACTCTGAGCTGGGAGCTTCTGCCTTGAATGGCTTGGCTGCTGTGGAGAAGAACAGGAAAGTTGGTGCTCTGGGGTAAGGGCTTCTTCATTTATCCTCTTAGCTCCTCCCTCATCTTCTCTTGATCTATAGAAACCCCACAATCTCCTAAAACCAGGTGCTTGTAGCATGAAAGAGAAATTACTTTGAAGTTTACTTGGTTGCTGCTGTTCCCTCTGGACAGCAATTTTTGGGTTTATAACTAGGTTAcaagttgtcttttttttcccacttttctcttattttaatCGGCTCTGGCTGAAGTTTGACACTTGGAATTGAAAGGCAGCCCAGGTCTGCTTTCCCACTGTTCCATGCAAAATACCCTCTAATTGAAATTTAATCACTTTTGATTTCCTCATTTAAGGTGATGTTTTTCAGCCATTTTATGATAATTCTCTGTTGGCCACCCAAGCCAAAGGGAAATGGagttttcagattattttttctaaataagtAGAGTCACCTTTTTTGGAAAATACTTCAACTTTTCAAGGTTTTgattgatttaaaaatattaaaatgtttaaaaaagcTGGAAGTTTAGGTGGATGTGCGGGAGACTTAAACAAGGTGTAAAACTCAATATGACACTAAAAGGCTTTGTTTCCACAGCTGAGTTAAAGCTGAATTTCTAACGTGGCgttttttatttctcctaaaCTCCTTCCCAAGCTCAAACTCCAAGGGATGTCGGACAGAAGGAGCCCAGTCTGGtggcctggagagcagctctgagcctggggagctgcagggaatgAGCTCTGAAGGTGCCTCTGCAGGACCAGAGGAAGGTAAATTGGATTTTGTGGGGGGCAGGTGCAGTGTGGCCACgctctgggcactgctgctctgcctctggagcagggaagagcaaGGGAAAAGCAGCCCCAGAAGCTGCTTCCATGGCTGTGGAACTTTGCTGTAAGAATAAACGTGAGTGAGGACACAAGATCTCTGTGTGGCTGCTCTTGGGGCTGGCACGTGGGGCCATGGCTCTCTGGACAAGCAGCTGCTTTCTGTACCTTGAGACAGCATCAtgtttttgctttgctgctCAGTGAAGTGGCCTTGGGAAGAACTTCATGTCTAATTAAAATAGTAGCCAGTGACTCGGTTGGTAATTGTGCTGGTAATTTCAGGGACAGCCCCTCCCGTGCTAACTTTCTCCACAGCCACACAAGAGCCTCTCCAGCACTTCATTCCTGCTGGGTGTTGTGGTGCATAATCCAGTTTCCTTAGAGACTTGAAGGaaagttccccccccccccccactcccttCCTGTATCCTCtcaatgctggaaaaaaaataacactgccttttttttttttttttttccttctgaaagtcCACATAGAGTTTTTCTTATCTTGCTAAAACTCTCCTGCCTTCCACCCCTGCACTAATTTGAATTTCAATGACTGGATTGTAGCGCAAAGCCTATATTAAGGTGCCAGCATCCATCTCGAGCTGCAGTGTGCAATATTGTGTGGGAGTTG
The sequence above is drawn from the Cinclus cinclus chromosome 22, bCinCin1.1, whole genome shotgun sequence genome and encodes:
- the TRIM37 gene encoding E3 ubiquitin-protein ligase TRIM37 isoform X2, producing the protein MRRTGGAAVARRVRGVRCFKPRSFKPRCFKPSSFKPRSSPAGTDREAGDGRPSPGGTAAMDEQSVESIAEVFRCFICMEKLRDARLCPHCSKLCCFSCIRRWLTEQRAQCPHCRAPLQLRELVNCRWAEEVTQQLDTLQLCSLTKHEENEKDKCENHHEKLSVFCWTCKKCICHQCALWGGMHGGHTFKPLAEIYEQHVTKVNEEVAKLRRRLMELISLVQEVERNVEAVRSAKDERVREIRNAVEMMIARLDTQLKNKLITLMGQKTSLTQETELLETLLQEVEHQLRSCSKSELISKSSEILMMFQQVHRKPMASFVTTPVPPDFTSELVPAYDSTTFVLENFSTLRQRADPVYSPPLQVSGLCWRLKVYPDGNGVVRGYYLSVFLELSAGLPETSKYEYRVEMVHQSTNDPTKNIIREFASDFEVGECWGYNRFFRLDLLANEGYLNRQNDTVILRFQVRSPTFFQKCRDQHWYIAQLEAAQTSYIQQINNLKERLAIELSRTQKSRGVSPPDTHLSPQNDEGSETRAKKPGQSIEALLENFTAPGLARESKEEEEEKTQQEDFNHELSDGDLDIDLAGEDEVNHLDGSSSSASSTATSNTEENDIDEETMSGENDVEYSSTMELEDGDLMEDAAAAATPGASGTSHSYSSASGRPSRRGASALGSTASSSLLDIDPLILIHLLDLKDRNGMENLWGLQPRPPASLLQNRASSYSLKDRDQRRHQAMWRVPPDLKMLKRLKTQMAEVRSKMSDVKNQLSEVRSSNGEGQPSFFSIEQGALAACGTDSCSKLQEIGMELLTKSSVTSCYIRNSVSKKSPSAKPLRSGAAGSLSLRRAMDGGDGNLRLKGDSHSAEGGLGSSKLSARPHARALAGPGAAEALPKQEERPCEGSDSELGASALNGLAAVEKNRKVGALGSNSKGCRTEGAQSGGLESSSEPGELQGMSSEGASAGPEEVGVCQKHVLHLLPGMSSDSDIECDTENEEQEDANSPSEMFNQAFSVQPSEELSSVLPDGDQASSDNLSFVPGDDSTR
- the TRIM37 gene encoding E3 ubiquitin-protein ligase TRIM37 isoform X1, coding for MRRTGGAAVARRVRGVRCFKPRSFKPRCFKPSSFKPRSSPAGTDREAGDGRPSPGGTAAMDEQSVESIAEVFRCFICMEKLRDARLCPHCSKLCCFSCIRRWLTEQRAQCPHCRAPLQLRELVNCRWAEEVTQQLDTLQLCSLTKHEENEKDKCENHHEKLSVFCWTCKKCICHQCALWGGMHGGHTFKPLAEIYEQHVTKVNEEVAKLRRRLMELISLVQEVERNVEAVRSAKDERVREIRNAVEMMIARLDTQLKNKLITLMGQKTSLTQETELLETLLQEVEHQLRSCSKSELISKSSEILMMFQQVHRKPMASFVTTPVPPDFTSELVPAYDSTTFVLENFSTLRQRADPVYSPPLQVSGLCWRLKVYPDGNGVVRGYYLSVFLELSAGLPETSKYEYRVEMVHQSTNDPTKNIIREFASDFEVGECWGYNRFFRLDLLANEGYLNRQNDTVILRFQVRSPTFFQKCRDQHWYIAQLEAAQTSYIQQINNLKERLAIELSRTQKSRGVSPPDTHLSPQNDEGSETRAKKPGQSIEALLENFTAPGLARESKEEEEEKTQQEDFNHELSDGDLDIDLAGEDEVNHLDGSSSSASSTATSNTEENDIDEETMSGENDVEYSSTMELEDGDLMEDAAAAATPGASGTSHSYSSASGRPSRRGASALGSTASSSLLDIDPLILIHLLDLKDRNGMENLWGLQPRPPASLLQNRASSYSLKDRDQRRHQAMWRVPPDLKMLKRLKTQMAEVRSKMSDVKNQLSEVRSSNGEGQPSFFSIEQGALAACGTDSCSKLQEIGMELLTKSSVTSCYIRNSVSKKSPSAKPLRSGAAGSLSLRRAMDGGDGNLRLKGDSHSAEGGLGSSKLSARPHARALAGPGAAEALPKQEERPCEGSDSELGASALNGLAAVEKNRKVGALGSNSKGCRTEGAQSGGLESSSEPGELQGMSSEGASAGPEEVGVCQKHVLHLLPGMSSDSDIECDTENEEQEDANSPSEMFNQAFSVQPSEELSSVLPDGDQASSDNLSFVPGDDSTRISGLGGFGEERVDLNYSSHIYAHNSLCLICPWDSWHTVLQKQVGFLG